From the Pseudomonadota bacterium genome, one window contains:
- a CDS encoding kelch repeat-containing protein: protein MTGNGRNAPDAPPGAVVYVAERLREIAERFGLGLLVLVLAAILLAGCGGNGGPEVPEEPAPPPPVADAPAIAAQPQSVDVVSGADAQFRVEATANGTLSFQWRFDGNDISGETAESLSLAAVAPEDAGVYECLVTNTLDGTTASTISEAATLNVIVAPEGATASGENAVLPGSTGNVVAVPAQSNVTYAWSISNGTITAGQGTNAIEYTAGELGKTLISATIGNEAGTVYAVKTVVVVASLPVVSVFSQPAVLSGSAAVTVSTPAADGNQYAWSLERQATEASVDGPTDEASLTYLAGVLVGEFELSVSVTDAQGRTAEASANVEVLEDAFVKDLRDPTSRSLHTATLLNDGRVLIVGGDVGIPVVPGANFPQVSPQSRVTSTVEMFDPTTETWALSQSLPSPRSQHTATLLRDGRVLVTGGAGADGTLLSSALLYEPAAQQWADAAPLAEARAFHTATLLSDGRVLAVGGVGPGGTTTATAEVYDPSSDSWTSAGSLFEDRGLHTAVLLPDGEVLVTMGRNTAGNGNLVTSERYNPGSNSWRTAAPVLQGWSAAGAVVLLTGKVYVASANEIYDPVADVWEDPFGIEAEPPNARFLFLLPDGQVFGAGSFFQQTASWVYDPIRVDWQERFRGSRFGADRGTVTLLQDGRALSLGGLENSSNFVVADNYTSIGRAQLLHPTGDDLSTLGSLAHEGADAATGVLPDARVLVTGGSNARGSGLLTATAAASLFDPDTDTWHVAGEMATRREQHTLTVLADGSALVLGGTDGRLTALQSAERYDPITDAWSSAGGTASTRFDHTATLLIDGRVLAVGGDELSMDCECTTFLGDVDLYDPNTNAWQSIQALGTPRFGHTATRLADGRVLVSGGYGGVPDTLADTGSALASAEIFDPASETWSDAEPMTTARVNHTAVMLSSGRVLIVGGEADGTTLLSVEIYDPGTDTWSSAASLSEARQQHAAALLRNGDVLVVGGFNNVSSALFGVETAERYDPTLDAWTSVGSFTTPRQGFILERLADGRVLLNGGLPNVVGLPEFYK from the coding sequence ATGACTGGGAACGGCAGGAATGCACCAGATGCGCCGCCAGGCGCGGTGGTCTACGTGGCTGAGCGTCTGCGAGAGATCGCTGAGCGGTTCGGGCTTGGATTGCTCGTGCTTGTCCTCGCGGCCATCTTGCTCGCCGGGTGTGGTGGCAACGGCGGCCCTGAAGTGCCAGAGGAACCCGCTCCTCCGCCACCTGTGGCCGATGCACCGGCGATTGCGGCGCAGCCCCAGTCAGTTGACGTTGTGTCTGGGGCTGACGCGCAGTTCAGGGTGGAGGCGACGGCGAACGGAACGCTGTCCTTCCAGTGGCGCTTCGACGGCAACGACATCAGCGGTGAGACGGCGGAAAGCTTGAGTCTCGCTGCCGTGGCGCCCGAGGATGCAGGTGTTTACGAGTGTCTCGTCACCAACACCCTCGATGGGACCACGGCGTCGACGATATCCGAAGCCGCGACGCTGAACGTCATCGTGGCTCCCGAAGGCGCCACTGCGAGCGGTGAGAATGCGGTGCTGCCGGGGAGCACCGGCAACGTAGTCGCCGTGCCGGCGCAGAGTAACGTGACCTATGCATGGTCGATCTCCAACGGCACGATTACCGCTGGGCAGGGCACGAACGCGATCGAGTACACGGCGGGCGAACTTGGGAAGACGCTGATCAGCGCCACCATCGGCAACGAGGCAGGCACGGTCTACGCGGTCAAGACGGTGGTCGTTGTGGCCTCTCTTCCCGTGGTCAGCGTCTTCTCGCAGCCTGCCGTGCTGAGCGGATCGGCGGCGGTCACGGTATCCACGCCAGCTGCAGATGGCAATCAGTACGCGTGGAGCCTCGAGCGCCAGGCGACGGAAGCGTCTGTCGATGGCCCGACGGACGAGGCATCGCTTACGTACCTAGCGGGTGTGCTCGTAGGCGAATTCGAACTGTCGGTCAGTGTGACGGACGCGCAGGGGCGCACGGCAGAGGCGTCGGCGAACGTCGAGGTGCTCGAGGACGCTTTCGTCAAAGATCTTCGAGATCCGACGTCTCGCTCATTGCACACTGCGACCCTGTTGAACGACGGTCGTGTGCTGATCGTCGGCGGCGACGTCGGCATTCCGGTGGTTCCAGGCGCGAACTTTCCGCAGGTGAGTCCGCAGAGTCGAGTGACGAGCACGGTGGAGATGTTCGATCCGACGACCGAGACCTGGGCGCTCAGCCAATCGCTACCGTCACCTCGCTCCCAGCACACGGCCACGTTGCTGAGAGATGGCCGCGTGCTGGTGACTGGCGGCGCTGGTGCCGACGGCACGTTACTCTCATCAGCCCTGCTCTACGAGCCTGCAGCTCAGCAGTGGGCCGACGCGGCGCCACTGGCCGAGGCGCGCGCGTTTCACACGGCGACACTGCTGTCTGATGGCAGAGTGCTTGCGGTGGGTGGAGTGGGTCCGGGCGGCACTACTACCGCCACCGCGGAGGTCTACGATCCGTCGAGTGATAGTTGGACGTCCGCTGGTTCCCTGTTCGAAGATCGCGGATTGCACACGGCCGTCCTGCTGCCGGACGGAGAAGTCCTCGTCACCATGGGGAGAAACACGGCCGGCAACGGCAACCTCGTCACCTCCGAGCGATACAACCCGGGATCAAACAGTTGGCGTACTGCCGCACCCGTTCTCCAGGGTTGGAGCGCCGCGGGTGCCGTGGTGCTGCTAACGGGGAAGGTGTATGTCGCCAGCGCTAATGAAATCTACGACCCCGTGGCGGACGTGTGGGAAGACCCATTCGGAATCGAAGCGGAGCCGCCCAATGCGCGCTTCCTGTTTCTGCTTCCCGACGGTCAGGTGTTCGGTGCAGGTTCGTTCTTTCAGCAAACGGCATCATGGGTTTACGACCCAATCCGAGTCGATTGGCAAGAGAGATTTCGAGGATCCAGGTTCGGAGCGGATCGGGGGACCGTGACGTTGCTCCAGGATGGGCGTGCGCTCTCGCTCGGTGGGCTTGAGAACTCATCCAATTTCGTCGTTGCGGACAACTATACCTCCATCGGACGAGCGCAGCTGCTGCACCCCACCGGCGATGATCTTTCGACCTTGGGTTCTCTGGCCCACGAGGGTGCCGACGCGGCGACCGGCGTCCTGCCCGACGCTCGTGTACTAGTCACCGGCGGTAGCAACGCGCGTGGGTCTGGCCTCCTGACGGCAACCGCCGCCGCCAGTTTGTTCGATCCTGACACCGATACGTGGCACGTGGCTGGCGAGATGGCGACACGCAGGGAGCAACATACGCTCACGGTGCTGGCCGACGGCAGCGCTCTCGTGCTCGGCGGTACCGACGGCCGGCTAACGGCGTTGCAAAGTGCGGAGCGCTACGATCCCATCACCGATGCTTGGAGTTCGGCCGGTGGTACGGCAAGCACGCGGTTCGACCATACGGCGACGCTGCTCATCGATGGCAGGGTCCTGGCGGTGGGAGGGGATGAACTCTCGATGGACTGCGAATGCACCACCTTTCTCGGGGACGTCGACCTCTACGACCCAAACACTAACGCCTGGCAGTCGATCCAAGCCCTTGGTACGCCACGCTTCGGTCACACAGCGACGAGGCTCGCCGACGGTCGGGTATTGGTGTCAGGAGGCTACGGCGGTGTGCCTGACACTCTCGCAGACACGGGTTCGGCACTGGCCAGTGCCGAGATATTCGATCCAGCCTCCGAGACTTGGTCGGATGCCGAACCGATGACAACCGCTCGGGTCAATCATACGGCCGTCATGCTGTCGTCCGGTCGAGTACTCATTGTGGGAGGCGAAGCCGACGGCACGACGCTGCTGAGCGTGGAGATCTACGACCCCGGCACTGATACCTGGAGTTCCGCGGCCTCCCTCTCAGAAGCCCGTCAGCAGCACGCCGCGGCGCTGCTGCGAAACGGCGACGTGCTCGTGGTCGGCGGGTTCAACAACGTGAGCAGCGCCTTGTTCGGCGTGGAAACCGCGGAGCGCTACGATCCGACGTTGGATGCCTGGACCTCGGTTGGGAGCTTCACTACCCCCCGCCAGGGTTTCATTTTGGAGCGCCTTGCTGACGGACGCGTACTCCTGAACGGCGGATTGCCAAATGTTGTAGGTCTCCCGGAGTTCTATAAGTAG